The Pseudomonas bijieensis DNA window AACGAATACCCAGGCGCCCGGCACTTCTCCGCCGATGGCCGCACCCTGGATCACCCGCATCAGCAAGAGCAGGATGGGTGCCCACATGCCGATCTGCGCATAAGTGGGCAACAGGCCCATGATCAGGGTCGGCACGGCCATCATGAAAATGCTCAGGGTGAACATTTTCTTGCGCCCCAGCAGGTCGCCGAAGTGGGCCATGATGATCCCGCCCAGCGGCCGGGCCAGGTAACCGGCGGCGAAAATGCCGAATGTCTGCATCAAACGCAGCCACTCGGGCATTTCGGCAGGGAAGAATAATTTGCCGACTACGGTGGCAAAGAACACGAAAATGATGAAATCGTAGAATTCCAGCGCACCGCCCAAGGCAGAAAGCGACAGGGTCTTGTAATCGTTGCGGGTCAGTGGACGTGCCGGTTGTGCGGGCGTCGCCGTGCTCGAAGGCGCAGTGGTCATGGCAAGGGCTTCTCTTATAGTCGGTTCTGCAACCCTGAAGACACGGGTTGGGGGCCTGGGCAGGTCCGGCACGATAGCAAATTGTTCAAAAAAGCACATAGAGGCGCGTATTTGACAGTCGAAATCAGAACCGAGTGGTCGTCTCGACGTCTATCGCCCGATATACTCGCAACCTTGCAGTACTCTGTAAGGGGTTGCTGTGCGAAAACGTCGTTGGGGGAGTAGTACCAGAACCAGCCGGTTTCGCAGAGTTTCCCTTTGGCACGCCTTTACGAAAAACGTGACGAACGCAGCATGTTCGGGCTGAATCGTTTTTTACAAAGACGGCTATTCACCTGAAGCACAAGACAGCGTTACGGGTCAGAGGCACCCCCGGCATGATAGAACTCGAACAAGAAGATCCAATCCCGCAAGGCGACCTGGCCCTGCAAATCACCGCGCTCCCTCGCGAGACCAACGGCTTTGGCGATATTTTCGGCGGCTGGCTGGTGTCCCAGATGGACCTGGCCGGCACCGCCATGGCCAGCAAAGTGGCTGGCGGACGCGTGGCCACCGTGGCGATCGATCGCATGGCGTTCCTGGTACCGGTGGCGGTGGGTGCGCAGCTGTCCTTTTATACCCAGGCGCTGGAAATCGGCCGCAGCTCGATCCAGATGATGGTCGAGGTCTGGAGCGACGACCCGCTGTCCAGTGAGTGGCGCAAGGTGACCGAGGCGGTATTTGTCTTCGTCGCCATCGACGGCAGCGGTCGCACCCGCTCGGTTCCGCCGCGCGCTCGTTAAACACCACGGCCGTTTTGCGGTCCATTGCAGTCCCTGTTCTCGAGCGAGATTTGCAACATGCCTACGCCCAACGTCGAAGCCGTCAAACTGGATGAACTCAATGCCTGGCGCATCCGCCACGGTCAGGCCGAGTTGCTGGTGGCCCAACAAGGCGCGCATATCCTCAGCTATCAAGTGGACGGCCAGCCGCCGCTGATCTGGCTCAACGACCAGGCCACGTTCAAGACCGGCAAGAGCATCCGTGC harbors:
- a CDS encoding acyl-CoA thioesterase — protein: MIELEQEDPIPQGDLALQITALPRETNGFGDIFGGWLVSQMDLAGTAMASKVAGGRVATVAIDRMAFLVPVAVGAQLSFYTQALEIGRSSIQMMVEVWSDDPLSSEWRKVTEAVFVFVAIDGSGRTRSVPPRAR